Proteins from one Panthera leo isolate Ple1 chromosome D1, P.leo_Ple1_pat1.1, whole genome shotgun sequence genomic window:
- the ACP2 gene encoding lysosomal acid phosphatase isoform X1 — translation MAGRPFAWSGAALLQLLLGVNLIVMPPTQARSLRFVTLLYRHGDRSPVKTYPKDPYQEEEWPQGFGQLTKEGMLQHWELGQALRQRYHGFLNTSYHRQEVYVRSTDFDRTLMSAEANLAGLFPPNGIQRFNPNISWQPIPVHTVPITEDRLLKFPLGPCPRYEQLQNETRQTPEYQNEIIQNAQFLDMVANETGLTDLTLETVWNVYDTLFCEQTHGLVLPPWASPQTMQHLSRLKDFSFRFLFGIYEQAEKARLQGGVLLAQIRKNLTLMAASSQLPKLLVYSAHDTTLVALQMALDVYNGEQAPYASCHIFELYQEDNGNFSVEMYFRNESNKAPWPLILPGCPHRCPLQDFLHLTEPVVPKDWQQECQLASGPADTEVIVALAVCGSILFLLIVLLLTVLFRMQAQPPGYRHVADGEDHA, via the exons ATGGCGGGCAGGCCGTTTGCATGGAGCGGGGCAGCTCTTCTCCAGCTCCTTCTTGGCGTGAACCTGATAGTGATGCCACCCACCCAGGCCCGGAGTCTGCGCTTCGTCACCTTG ctgtacCGACATGGAGACCGTTCGCCAGTGAAGACATATCCCAAGGATCCCTATCAGGAAGAGGAGTGGCCCCAGGGGTTTGGTCAGCTAACTAAG GAGGGGATGCTACAGCATTGGGAGCTGGGCCAGGCTCTGCGGCAACGCTACCATGGCTTTCTCAACACCTCTTACCACCGGCAAGAG GTTTATGTGCGAAGCACAGACTTTGACCGTACGCTCATGAGTGCTGAGGCCAACCTGGCCGGACTCTTCCCTCCCAACGGGATACAGCGCTTCAACCCAAATATCTCTTGGCAACCTATCCCCGTTCACACTGTGCCCATCACTGAGGATAGG CTGCTGAAGTTCCCGTTGGGCCCGTGTCCCCGTTACGAGCAGTTACAGAACGAGACCCGACAGACGCCAGAGTATCAGAATGAGATCATTCAGAATGCA CAATTTCTGGATATGGTGGCCAACGAGACAGGCCTTACAGACCTGACGCTGGAGACCGTCTGGAATGTCTATGACACACTCTTCTGCGAG CAAACACACGGGCTGGTCCTGCCGCCCTGGGCCTCTCCCCAGACCATGCAGCATCTGAGCCGGCTAAAGGACTTCAGCTTCCGCTTCCTCTTCGGGATCTACGAGCAGGCAGAGAAGGCCCGGCTTCAGGGGG GAGTCCTGTTGGCTCAGATACGGAAGAACCTGACCCTCATGGCAGCCTCTTCCCAACTCCCTAAGCTGCTGGTTTACTCTGCG CACGACACCACCCTGGTGGCTCTGCAAATGGCACTGGATGTCTACAATGGGGAACAAGCCCCCTACGCCTCCTGCCACATATTTGAACTGTACCAGGAAGATAATGG GAATTTCTCAGTGGAGATGTACTTTCGGAATGAGAGTAACAAGGCTCCCTGGCCGCTGATCCTGCCTGGCTGCCCTCACCGCTGCCCCCTGCAGGACTTCCTTCACCTCACAGAGCCCGTCGTGCCCAAGGATTGGCAGCAAGAATGCCAGCTGGCAAGCGGGCCTGCAGACACGG AGGTGATCGTGGCCTTGGCTGTATGCGGCTCCATCCTCTTCCTTCTCATAGTGCTGCTCCTCACTGTCCTCTTCCGGATGCAGGCCCAGCCTCCGGGCTACCGCCATGTCGCAGACGGGGAGGATCATGCCTGA
- the ACP2 gene encoding lysosomal acid phosphatase isoform X2 produces the protein MLQHWELGQALRQRYHGFLNTSYHRQEVYVRSTDFDRTLMSAEANLAGLFPPNGIQRFNPNISWQPIPVHTVPITEDRLLKFPLGPCPRYEQLQNETRQTPEYQNEIIQNAQFLDMVANETGLTDLTLETVWNVYDTLFCEQTHGLVLPPWASPQTMQHLSRLKDFSFRFLFGIYEQAEKARLQGGVLLAQIRKNLTLMAASSQLPKLLVYSAHDTTLVALQMALDVYNGEQAPYASCHIFELYQEDNGNFSVEMYFRNESNKAPWPLILPGCPHRCPLQDFLHLTEPVVPKDWQQECQLASGPADTEVIVALAVCGSILFLLIVLLLTVLFRMQAQPPGYRHVADGEDHA, from the exons ATGCTACAGCATTGGGAGCTGGGCCAGGCTCTGCGGCAACGCTACCATGGCTTTCTCAACACCTCTTACCACCGGCAAGAG GTTTATGTGCGAAGCACAGACTTTGACCGTACGCTCATGAGTGCTGAGGCCAACCTGGCCGGACTCTTCCCTCCCAACGGGATACAGCGCTTCAACCCAAATATCTCTTGGCAACCTATCCCCGTTCACACTGTGCCCATCACTGAGGATAGG CTGCTGAAGTTCCCGTTGGGCCCGTGTCCCCGTTACGAGCAGTTACAGAACGAGACCCGACAGACGCCAGAGTATCAGAATGAGATCATTCAGAATGCA CAATTTCTGGATATGGTGGCCAACGAGACAGGCCTTACAGACCTGACGCTGGAGACCGTCTGGAATGTCTATGACACACTCTTCTGCGAG CAAACACACGGGCTGGTCCTGCCGCCCTGGGCCTCTCCCCAGACCATGCAGCATCTGAGCCGGCTAAAGGACTTCAGCTTCCGCTTCCTCTTCGGGATCTACGAGCAGGCAGAGAAGGCCCGGCTTCAGGGGG GAGTCCTGTTGGCTCAGATACGGAAGAACCTGACCCTCATGGCAGCCTCTTCCCAACTCCCTAAGCTGCTGGTTTACTCTGCG CACGACACCACCCTGGTGGCTCTGCAAATGGCACTGGATGTCTACAATGGGGAACAAGCCCCCTACGCCTCCTGCCACATATTTGAACTGTACCAGGAAGATAATGG GAATTTCTCAGTGGAGATGTACTTTCGGAATGAGAGTAACAAGGCTCCCTGGCCGCTGATCCTGCCTGGCTGCCCTCACCGCTGCCCCCTGCAGGACTTCCTTCACCTCACAGAGCCCGTCGTGCCCAAGGATTGGCAGCAAGAATGCCAGCTGGCAAGCGGGCCTGCAGACACGG AGGTGATCGTGGCCTTGGCTGTATGCGGCTCCATCCTCTTCCTTCTCATAGTGCTGCTCCTCACTGTCCTCTTCCGGATGCAGGCCCAGCCTCCGGGCTACCGCCATGTCGCAGACGGGGAGGATCATGCCTGA
- the NR1H3 gene encoding oxysterols receptor LXR-alpha isoform X1, translated as MSLWLEAPVPDASPDSAVELWEPDAQDASGQALGVSNCVLREEASTPQSAGDSLGAGLEAAEPIVLLPGMDTPPESTELRPQKRKKGPAPKMLGNELCSVCGDKASGFHYNVLSCEGCKGFFRRSVIKGARYVCHSGGHCPMDTYMRRKCQECRLRKCRQAGMREECVLSEEQIRLKKLKRQEEEQAQATSMPPRVSSPPQVLPQLSPEQRGMIEKLVAAQQQCNRRSFSDRLRVTPWPMAPDPQSREARQQRFAHFTELAIVSVQEIVDFAKQLPGFLQLSREDQIALLKTSAIEVMLLETSRRYNPGSESITFLKDFSYNREDFAKAGLQVEFINPIFEFSRAMNELQLNDAEFALLIAISIFSADRPNVQDQLQVERLQHTYVEALHAYVSIHHPHDRLMFPRMLMKLVSLRTLSSVHSEQVFALRLQDKKLPPLLSEIWDVHE; from the exons ATGTCCTTGTGGCTGGAGGCCCCTGTGCCTGATGCTTCTCCTG ACTCTGCAGTGGAGCTGTGGGAGCCAGATGCACAAGATGCAAGTGGCCAGGCGCTGGGAGTCAGCAACTGCGTCCTCAGGGAGGAAGCCAGCACGCCCCAGTCGGCTGGGgactccctgggggcagggctggaggcagcAGAGCCCATAGTCCTGCTCCCTGGGATGGATACCCCTCCAGAGTCTACAG AGCTCCGTCCGCAAAAACGGAAAAAGGGGCCAGCCCCCAAAATGCTGGGGAATGAGCTGTGCAGTGTGTGTGGGGACAAGGCCTCTGGCTTCCACTACAACGTGCTGAGCTGTGAGGGCTGCAAGGGATTCTTCCGCCGCAGCGTCATCAAAGGAGCGCGCTATGTCTGCCACAGTGGGGGCCACTGCCCCATGGACACCTACATGCGTCGCAAGTGCCAGGAGTGTCGCCTTCGAAAATGCCGCCAGGCTGGCATGCGGGAAGAGT GTGTCTTGTCCGAAGAGCAGATCCGCCTAAAGAAACTGAAGCGGCAAGAGGAAGAACAGGCTCAGGCCACATCCATGCCCCCAAGGGTGTCCTCACCTCCCCAAGTCCTGCCCCAGCTCAGCCCAGAACAGCGGGGCATGATTGAGAAACTGGTGGCTGCCCAGCAACAGTGTAACAGACGCTCTTTTTCCGACCGGCTCCGAGTCACG CCTTGGCCCATGGCACCAGATCCCCAGAGCCGGGAGGCCCGTCAGCAGCGCTTTGCCCACTTCACGGAGCTGGCCATCGTCTCTGTGCAGGAGATCGTTGATTTCGCCAAACAGCTGCCTGGCTTCCTGCAGCTCAGCCGGGAGGACCAGATCGCCCTACTGAAGACCTCTGCGATTGAG GTGATGCTCCTGGAGACGTCTCGGAGGTACAACCCTGGGAGTGAGAGTATCACCTTCCTCAAGGACTTCAGTTACAACCGGGAAGACTTTGCCAAGGCAG ggCTACAGGTGGAATTCATCAACCCCATCTTCGAGTTCTCCAGAGCCATGAATGAGCTGCAGCTCAATGATGCCGAGTTTGCTTTGCTAATCGCCATCAGCATCTTCTCTGCAG ACCGGCCCAACGTGCAGGACCAGCTCCAGGTAGAGAGGCTACAACACACATACGTGGAGGCTCTGCATGCCTACGTCTCCATCCACCACCCCCAT GACCGACTGATGTTCCCAAGGATGCTAATGAAATTGGTGAGCCTCCGGACCCTGAGCAGTGTTCATTCAGAGCAAGTGTTTGCACTGCGCCTGCAGGACAAAAAGCTTCCCCCGCTGCTCTCTGAGATCTGGGATGTGCACGAATGA
- the NR1H3 gene encoding oxysterols receptor LXR-alpha isoform X2, with protein sequence MSLWLEAPVPDASPELRPQKRKKGPAPKMLGNELCSVCGDKASGFHYNVLSCEGCKGFFRRSVIKGARYVCHSGGHCPMDTYMRRKCQECRLRKCRQAGMREECVLSEEQIRLKKLKRQEEEQAQATSMPPRVSSPPQVLPQLSPEQRGMIEKLVAAQQQCNRRSFSDRLRVTPWPMAPDPQSREARQQRFAHFTELAIVSVQEIVDFAKQLPGFLQLSREDQIALLKTSAIEVMLLETSRRYNPGSESITFLKDFSYNREDFAKAGLQVEFINPIFEFSRAMNELQLNDAEFALLIAISIFSADRPNVQDQLQVERLQHTYVEALHAYVSIHHPHDRLMFPRMLMKLVSLRTLSSVHSEQVFALRLQDKKLPPLLSEIWDVHE encoded by the exons ATGTCCTTGTGGCTGGAGGCCCCTGTGCCTGATGCTTCTCCTG AGCTCCGTCCGCAAAAACGGAAAAAGGGGCCAGCCCCCAAAATGCTGGGGAATGAGCTGTGCAGTGTGTGTGGGGACAAGGCCTCTGGCTTCCACTACAACGTGCTGAGCTGTGAGGGCTGCAAGGGATTCTTCCGCCGCAGCGTCATCAAAGGAGCGCGCTATGTCTGCCACAGTGGGGGCCACTGCCCCATGGACACCTACATGCGTCGCAAGTGCCAGGAGTGTCGCCTTCGAAAATGCCGCCAGGCTGGCATGCGGGAAGAGT GTGTCTTGTCCGAAGAGCAGATCCGCCTAAAGAAACTGAAGCGGCAAGAGGAAGAACAGGCTCAGGCCACATCCATGCCCCCAAGGGTGTCCTCACCTCCCCAAGTCCTGCCCCAGCTCAGCCCAGAACAGCGGGGCATGATTGAGAAACTGGTGGCTGCCCAGCAACAGTGTAACAGACGCTCTTTTTCCGACCGGCTCCGAGTCACG CCTTGGCCCATGGCACCAGATCCCCAGAGCCGGGAGGCCCGTCAGCAGCGCTTTGCCCACTTCACGGAGCTGGCCATCGTCTCTGTGCAGGAGATCGTTGATTTCGCCAAACAGCTGCCTGGCTTCCTGCAGCTCAGCCGGGAGGACCAGATCGCCCTACTGAAGACCTCTGCGATTGAG GTGATGCTCCTGGAGACGTCTCGGAGGTACAACCCTGGGAGTGAGAGTATCACCTTCCTCAAGGACTTCAGTTACAACCGGGAAGACTTTGCCAAGGCAG ggCTACAGGTGGAATTCATCAACCCCATCTTCGAGTTCTCCAGAGCCATGAATGAGCTGCAGCTCAATGATGCCGAGTTTGCTTTGCTAATCGCCATCAGCATCTTCTCTGCAG ACCGGCCCAACGTGCAGGACCAGCTCCAGGTAGAGAGGCTACAACACACATACGTGGAGGCTCTGCATGCCTACGTCTCCATCCACCACCCCCAT GACCGACTGATGTTCCCAAGGATGCTAATGAAATTGGTGAGCCTCCGGACCCTGAGCAGTGTTCATTCAGAGCAAGTGTTTGCACTGCGCCTGCAGGACAAAAAGCTTCCCCCGCTGCTCTCTGAGATCTGGGATGTGCACGAATGA